A DNA window from Streptomyces sp. B21-083 contains the following coding sequences:
- a CDS encoding NUDIX hydrolase: MTAPVNGAARGQAPEGYDKYAFEPFAVTVDLAVLTLRAGALHVLLVERGHEPYAGRWALPGGFVLPDESAETAARRELAEETGLSDVSGLHLEQLRTYSEPDRDPRMRVVSVAFAALLPHAPEPHGGGDAAQAQWLRYNALEPLAFDHDRILADAHDRVGAKLEYSCIATAFCPPEFTLGELRQVYETVWGTALDPPNFRRKVLATPGFVEPVPGAARLTGGRGKPAALYRAGTAATLHPPLLRPTTSASPAPPPFSPSPSSPSPSSPSPTSPEGRPA; encoded by the coding sequence ATGACCGCACCTGTGAACGGAGCGGCTCGGGGCCAGGCCCCGGAGGGGTACGACAAGTACGCCTTCGAACCCTTCGCCGTCACCGTCGATCTGGCGGTACTCACCCTGCGCGCGGGCGCGCTGCACGTGCTGCTCGTCGAGCGCGGTCACGAACCGTACGCGGGCCGCTGGGCGCTGCCCGGCGGGTTCGTCCTGCCCGACGAGTCCGCGGAGACGGCGGCCCGGCGTGAACTCGCCGAGGAGACCGGCCTGTCGGACGTGTCCGGGCTGCACCTGGAGCAGCTGCGCACCTACAGCGAGCCCGACCGCGACCCGAGAATGCGGGTCGTGTCGGTGGCCTTCGCCGCGCTGCTGCCGCACGCGCCCGAACCGCACGGCGGCGGCGACGCGGCACAGGCCCAATGGCTGCGGTACAACGCGCTCGAGCCGCTCGCCTTCGACCACGACCGCATCCTGGCCGACGCCCACGACCGGGTCGGCGCCAAGCTGGAGTACTCCTGCATCGCGACCGCCTTCTGCCCGCCCGAGTTCACCCTCGGCGAGCTGCGGCAGGTCTACGAGACCGTGTGGGGCACCGCGCTCGACCCACCCAACTTCCGCCGCAAGGTGCTCGCCACCCCGGGCTTCGTCGAGCCCGTGCCGGGCGCCGCGCGCCTCACCGGCGGCCGGGGCAAACCCGCCGCGCTGTACCGCGCGGGCACGGCGGCCACCCTGCACCCGCCGCTGCTGCGCCCGACCACGTCGGCGTCGCCGGCCCCGCCGCCGTTCTCACCGTCCCCCTCCTCGCCGTCCCCTTCGTCACCGTCTCCCACGTCACCGGAAGGACGCCCCGCATGA
- a CDS encoding pseudouridine synthase codes for MRSSSGSGSGGGKSGGGRGNSRGAGSGGGDRRGQGQGQGQGQGRGQSQGRGQGPSQGRGQGPSQGRGQAQGRGQGQGPGQKQGPGQGQEQGRPSKPRPEERRYDVGPGATPDGPKSGRGASARGGAKGGPRQGHNSTGRGRWVPATSREYDARAEERNRERYADKKDVQLPKTFPGAEQEGERLQKVLARAGYGSRRTCEELIEHARVEVNGEIVVEQGLRVDPEHDEIKVDGLTVATQSYQFFSLNKPAGVVSTMEDNEGRQCLGDYVTNRETRLFHVGRLDTETEGVILLTNHGELAHRLTHPKYGVKKVYLAHIVGPIPRDLGKQLKDGIQLEDGYARADHFRVVEQTGKNYLVEVTLHEGRKHIVRRMLAEAGFPVDKLVRVSFGPITLGDQKSGWLRRLSNTEVGMLMQEVDL; via the coding sequence ATGCGAAGCAGTAGCGGCAGCGGTAGCGGTGGCGGCAAGAGCGGTGGCGGGCGCGGTAACTCTCGCGGCGCCGGCAGCGGCGGGGGCGACAGGCGCGGCCAGGGCCAGGGCCAAGGTCAAGGTCAAGGGCGCGGTCAGAGCCAGGGGCGAGGCCAGGGTCCGAGTCAGGGGCGCGGTCAGGGTCCGAGTCAGGGGCGAGGTCAGGCTCAGGGGCGCGGTCAGGGACAGGGCCCAGGCCAGAAGCAGGGCCCGGGTCAGGGTCAGGAGCAGGGGCGGCCCAGTAAGCCGCGCCCCGAGGAGCGCCGCTACGACGTGGGACCGGGTGCCACTCCGGACGGCCCGAAGTCCGGGCGCGGTGCCTCCGCGCGTGGCGGTGCCAAGGGAGGGCCCAGGCAGGGCCACAACAGCACCGGACGCGGGCGCTGGGTTCCGGCGACCTCTCGCGAGTACGACGCGCGGGCCGAGGAGCGCAACCGGGAGCGGTACGCCGACAAGAAGGACGTCCAGCTGCCCAAGACGTTCCCGGGCGCCGAGCAGGAGGGCGAGCGGCTCCAGAAGGTCCTGGCACGCGCGGGCTACGGTTCCCGGCGGACCTGCGAGGAGCTGATCGAGCACGCGCGCGTGGAGGTCAACGGCGAGATCGTGGTGGAGCAGGGGCTGCGCGTCGACCCCGAGCACGACGAGATCAAGGTCGACGGGCTGACGGTGGCCACGCAGTCGTACCAGTTCTTCTCGCTGAACAAGCCCGCGGGCGTCGTCTCCACGATGGAGGACAACGAGGGCCGGCAGTGCCTCGGCGACTACGTGACGAACCGCGAGACGCGGCTCTTCCACGTCGGACGTCTCGACACCGAGACCGAGGGCGTCATCCTGCTCACCAACCACGGTGAGCTGGCGCACCGGCTGACCCACCCCAAGTACGGCGTGAAGAAGGTCTACCTCGCGCACATCGTGGGCCCGATCCCGCGGGACCTCGGCAAGCAGCTCAAGGACGGCATCCAGCTGGAGGACGGATACGCCCGCGCGGACCACTTCCGCGTCGTCGAGCAGACCGGCAAGAACTATCTCGTGGAGGTCACCCTTCACGAGGGCCGCAAGCACATCGTGCGCCGCATGCTCGCGGAGGCCGGCTTCCCGGTCGACAAGCTGGTGCGCGTCTCCTTCGGTCCGATCACCCTCGGCGACCAGAAGTCGGGCTGGCTGCGTCGGCTGTCCAACACCGAGGTCGGCATGCTGATGCAGGAAGTCGATCTGTAG
- the scpB gene encoding SMC-Scp complex subunit ScpB has product MSEETTEVPAGPRTVADLDLRPALEAVLMVVDEPATEEHLAKILQRPPRQIADALRALADEYTVQGRGFELRLIAGGWRFYSRPEYAAAVEGFVLDGQQARLTQAALETLAVVAYRQPVSRSRVSAVRGVNCDGVMRTLLQRGLVQEAGTEPETGAILYTTTNYFLERMGLRGLDELPELAPFLPEADAIEAETQEGVPSFDPDAPDAPGADDADDQTEF; this is encoded by the coding sequence GTGAGCGAGGAGACCACAGAGGTGCCGGCCGGGCCGCGGACCGTCGCCGATCTCGATCTCAGGCCCGCCCTGGAGGCCGTCCTCATGGTCGTGGACGAACCCGCGACCGAGGAGCACCTCGCGAAGATCCTGCAGCGGCCTCCGCGGCAGATCGCGGACGCCCTGCGCGCGCTGGCCGACGAGTACACCGTTCAGGGGCGCGGTTTCGAGCTGCGGCTCATCGCCGGCGGCTGGCGTTTCTACTCCCGGCCCGAGTACGCGGCGGCCGTCGAGGGCTTCGTGCTGGACGGGCAGCAGGCCCGGCTCACCCAGGCGGCGCTGGAGACGCTCGCGGTCGTCGCGTACCGGCAGCCGGTCAGCCGTAGCCGGGTCTCGGCCGTCCGCGGAGTCAACTGTGACGGGGTCATGCGGACCCTGTTGCAGCGCGGTCTGGTCCAGGAGGCGGGCACGGAACCCGAAACAGGTGCGATCCTGTACACGACGACGAACTACTTCCTGGAGCGGATGGGCCTGCGAGGCCTGGACGAACTCCCGGAGCTCGCACCCTTCCTTCCGGAGGCGGACGCGATCGAGGCCGAGACGCAGGAAGGTGTTCCGTCGTTCGATCCGGATGCTCCCGATGCTCCGGGTGCAGACGACGCAGACGACCAGACGGAATTTTGA
- a CDS encoding segregation and condensation protein A has protein sequence MTSNDAPAPGSAGRRRVLGRGPGGSPPVAAPAVADEVPESPVPSVEAESEREPSAEAVESAASAEADDGVFKVRLANFEGPFDLLLQLISKHKLDVTEVALSKVTDEFITHIRAMGPDWDLDQTTEFLVVAATLLDLKAARLLPAAEVEDEADLALLEARDLLFARLLQYRAYKKVADIFSRRLDDEARRYPRTVGLEPHHAELLPEVVISIGAEGFAKLAVKAMQPRPRPQVYVDHIHAPLVSVQEQAQIVVARLRELGEATFQDLVEDTDDTLTVVARFLALLELYREKVVVLDQETALGELVVRWTGGEGDREPTVTDEFDRPPEPAKEEKKA, from the coding sequence ATGACCTCGAACGACGCCCCTGCCCCCGGCTCCGCCGGTCGTCGGCGTGTGCTGGGGCGGGGCCCGGGGGGCTCGCCGCCGGTGGCGGCCCCGGCGGTCGCCGACGAAGTACCGGAGTCCCCGGTGCCGTCGGTGGAGGCGGAATCCGAGCGGGAACCGTCTGCCGAGGCGGTGGAGTCGGCGGCGTCGGCCGAAGCCGATGACGGGGTCTTCAAGGTCCGGCTGGCCAACTTCGAGGGGCCCTTCGATCTCCTCCTCCAGCTGATCTCGAAGCACAAGCTCGACGTCACCGAGGTCGCCCTCTCCAAGGTGACCGACGAGTTCATCACACACATCAGGGCGATGGGCCCCGACTGGGATCTCGACCAGACGACCGAGTTCCTGGTCGTCGCGGCCACTCTGCTGGACCTGAAGGCCGCGCGGCTGCTGCCCGCCGCCGAGGTCGAGGACGAGGCCGACCTGGCCCTGCTGGAGGCGCGCGACCTGCTGTTCGCGCGGCTGCTCCAGTACCGCGCGTACAAAAAGGTCGCCGACATCTTCAGCCGCCGCCTCGACGACGAGGCCCGCCGCTATCCCCGTACCGTCGGACTGGAACCGCACCACGCCGAACTGCTGCCCGAGGTCGTCATCAGCATCGGGGCCGAGGGGTTCGCGAAGCTCGCCGTGAAGGCGATGCAGCCCAGGCCGAGGCCGCAGGTGTACGTCGACCACATCCACGCACCCCTGGTGAGCGTGCAGGAGCAGGCCCAGATCGTCGTCGCGCGGCTGCGGGAGCTGGGTGAGGCCACCTTCCAGGACCTCGTCGAGGACACCGACGACACACTGACCGTCGTGGCGCGCTTCCTGGCCCTTCTGGAGCTGTACCGGGAGAAGGTCGTCGTCCTGGACCAGGAGACCGCGCTCGGGGAGCTGGTGGTGCGCTGGACGGGCGGGGAGGGCGATCGGGAGCCGACGGTCACCGACGAGTTCGACCGGCCGCCGGAGCCGGCGAAGGAGGAGAAGAAGGCGTGA
- a CDS encoding ParA family protein, producing the protein MPARGSGPTGLAAVGSVAVRTFAAHQGHQMSQVTRPGHMSMDGHHVNARAGDGSGGVHNHFADYDELPDGHFYDPDAEYEPDPEYAATLAPDAARQRRERIGPTGRPLPYFPIPGPLTSHGPATIIAMCNQKGGVGKTTSTINLGAALAEYGRRVLLVDFDPQGALSVGLGVNPMELDLTVYNLLMERGMSVDEILLKTAVPNMDLLPSNIDLSAAEVQLVSEVARESTLQRALKPLMADYDYIVIDCQPSLGLLTVNALTAAHRVIVPLECEFFALRGVALLTETIEKVQERLNPELELDGILATMYDSRTVHSREVLARVVEAFDDHVYHTVIGRTVRFPETTVAGEPITTYASNSVGAAAYRQLAREVLARCHAE; encoded by the coding sequence ATGCCGGCGCGGGGATCGGGCCCCACGGGGCTCGCGGCTGTCGGCTCCGTCGCGGTCCGCACCTTCGCAGCCCACCAAGGTCACCAGATGTCCCAGGTGACTCGGCCAGGACACATGAGCATGGATGGTCATCACGTGAACGCCAGGGCCGGCGACGGTAGTGGCGGGGTCCACAACCACTTCGCCGACTACGACGAACTGCCCGACGGGCACTTCTACGACCCCGACGCCGAGTACGAGCCCGATCCGGAGTACGCGGCCACGCTCGCGCCCGACGCGGCCCGTCAGCGCCGTGAGCGCATCGGCCCCACCGGACGCCCGCTGCCCTACTTCCCGATCCCGGGTCCGCTGACCAGTCACGGCCCCGCGACGATCATCGCGATGTGCAACCAGAAGGGCGGCGTGGGCAAGACCACGTCGACCATCAACCTGGGTGCGGCGCTCGCGGAGTACGGACGCCGGGTCCTGCTGGTCGACTTCGACCCGCAGGGCGCCCTCTCGGTGGGCCTCGGTGTGAACCCGATGGAACTCGACCTGACGGTCTACAACCTGCTCATGGAGCGGGGGATGTCCGTGGACGAGATCCTGCTGAAGACCGCGGTCCCGAACATGGACCTGCTGCCGAGCAACATCGACCTGTCGGCGGCCGAGGTGCAGCTGGTGTCGGAGGTCGCGCGCGAGTCGACGCTCCAGCGCGCCCTGAAGCCGCTCATGGCCGACTACGACTACATCGTGATCGACTGTCAGCCCTCGCTAGGCCTGCTCACCGTGAACGCCCTCACGGCCGCCCACCGGGTGATAGTGCCGCTGGAGTGCGAGTTCTTCGCACTGCGCGGTGTCGCGCTGCTGACGGAGACCATCGAGAAGGTCCAGGAGCGGCTGAACCCGGAACTTGAGCTCGACGGCATCCTCGCCACGATGTACGACTCGCGCACGGTGCACAGCCGTGAGGTGCTCGCACGTGTCGTCGAGGCCTTCGACGACCACGTCTACCACACGGTCATCGGACGCACGGTCCGCTTCCCGGAGACCACGGTCGCCGGTGAGCCGATCACCACGTACGCCTCGAACTCCGTCGGTGCCGCCGCCTATCGCCAGCTCGCCAGGGAGGTGCTCGCCCGGTGTCACGCCGAGTGA